A window of the Echeneis naucrates chromosome 3, fEcheNa1.1, whole genome shotgun sequence genome harbors these coding sequences:
- the cops2 gene encoding COP9 signalosome complex subunit 2, with translation MSDMEDDFMCDDEEDYDLEYSEDSNSEPNVDLENQYYNSKALKEDDPKAALSSFQKVLELEGEKGEWGFKALKQMIKINFKLTNFPEMMNRYKQLLTYIRSAVTRNYSEKSINSILDYISTSKQMDLLQEFYETTLEALKDAKNDRLWFKTNTKLGKLYLEREEYGKLQKILRQLHQSCQTDDGEDDLKKGTQLLEIYALEIQMYTAQKNNKKLKALYEQSLHIKSAIPHPLIMGVIRECGGKMHLREGEFEKAHTDFFEAFKNYDESGSPRRTTCLKYLVLANMLMKSGINPFDSQEAKPYKNDPEILAMTNLVSAYQNNDITEFEKILKTNHSNIMDDPFIREHIEELLRNIRTQVLIKLIKPYTRIHIPFISKELNIDVCDVESLLVQCILDNTIHGRIDQVNQLLELDYQKRGGARYTALDKWTNQLNSLNQAIVSKLT, from the exons ATGTCTGACATGGAGGATGATTTCATGTGCGACGATGAAGAAGATTACGACCTG GAGTACTCAGAGGACAGtaattcagagccaaatgtggACTTGGAGAACCAGTACTACAACTCCAAAGCCTTGAAGGAGGATGATCCCAAAGCAGCACTCAGCAGTTTCCAGAAG GTATTGGAACtagaaggagagaaaggagaatgGGGATTCAAAGCCCTGAAACAGATGATCAAAATCAACTTCAAGCTG ACCAACTTTCCTGAGATGATGAACAGGTACAAGCAGCTGCTAACATACATCAGAAGTGCTGTCACCAGGAACTACTCTGAGAAGTCCATCAACTCAATTCTGGACTACATCTCTACGTCCAAACAA aTGGACTTGCTACAGGAGTTCTACGAAACCACGTTGGAGGCTttaaaagatgcaaaaaatGACAGACTGTGGTTTAAAACTAACACGAAG TTGGGGAAGCTGTACTTGGAGAGAGAGGAATACGGGAAACTGCAAAAGATTCTTAGGCAACTTCACCAGTCATGTCAG ACAGATGATGGGGAGGATGACCTGAAGAAAGGCACACAGCTGTTGGAGATCTATGCTCTTGAAATCCAGATGtacacagcacaaaaaaacaacaagaaattGAAAGCCTTATATGAACAGTCACTTCATATTAAATCTGCCATTCCTCATCCACTCATAATGGGAGTTATCAGAG AGTGTGGTGGGAAGATGCACCTGAGAGAAGGTGAGTTTGAGAAAGCTCACACAGACTTCTTTGAGGCCTTTAAAAACTACGATGAGTCTGGAAGCCCTAGAAGGACAACATGCCTGAAGTACCTGGTCCTAGCCAACATGCTGATGAAGTCAGGAATAAACCCGTTTGACTCTCAAGAG GCAAAACCATACAAAAATGACCCAGAGATCCTAGCAATGACAAACTTAGTAAG cGCCTACCAGAACAATGACATCACTGAATttgagaaaatattgaaaacaaatCACAGTAACATAATGGACGACCCCTTCATTAGGGAGCACATAGAGG AACTCCTGCGGAATATTAGAACTCAAGTACTTATCAAACTGATCAAACCATATACGAGAATACACATCCCTTTCATTTCTAAG GAGCTGAACATTGATGTTTGTGATGTGGAGAGTTTGCTGGTGCAGTGCATCTTGGATAA CACAATCCATGGCCGCATTGACCAAGTTAACCAGCTACTAGAACTGGACTatcagaagagaggaggggCTCGCTACACAGCTTTAGACAAATGGACAAATCAGCTGAACTCTCTCAACCAAGCCATTGTTAGCAAGCTCACATGA